The Thermosipho japonicus region AAAGTCTCTGCCTTGCTTCTATTTTACCCTCTTTGTTTATATAACTCCAAATTTTCATTCCAGGTATTTTAAGTGCCACCTTATACATCTCTTTTGCTTTTCTACATTCTTTTTTCTTTTCATACAACTTTCCAAGTTCTACATAGGTATAAACATGGTTTGGATTAAGCTCAAGTGCCCTTAGAAGATGCTTTTCAGCAAGTTCTAATTTCCCAAATGGTGTTTCAAGGTTTAATATACCATATAAAAGATGGGCAAGGTATTGATCTTGCCCAAGCTCTACCGATTTTTTTGCATAATTAAAAACTTTTGACGAATAAAAAAGTGCTAAAAGATAGTTTTTTTGAACATAATGCCCGTATACAAGAGCTGCTGCATAATAAACCTTCCAGTAGGTTTGATCCTTTTTTAAAAGCTCATCTACGTATTTTTTGGCTAATTCTTGGTAATCATTTTTTGGTATATTTTCACCCCAAAAATATAAATCTGTATACGCAAGAATCACTTCACATTTAAATTCAAGAGGTAATTTTTCATATACCAATGAATTAAGTATACTCAATACTTTTTCTTGATTTCTCTCACCGACAGCCATCTGAAGATCTAGCATATCGTACGAAAAAGAAAAAATAGAAAGTAAAATCAAGCTAAAGAACAAACTTTTCAATTGCAAAAGCCACTCCCCCTTCGTTATTTGAAAGGGTAACAAACCGTGATGCTTTTTTTACCTCGTCACATGCATTATCTACAGCAACCGGAAAACCAATCAATTTCATAACTCCAAGGTCGTTATATCCATCTCCCAAAAACATAGTTTCTTCACTTTTTACGTTAAAATAATTCATCAAAAAAGTTACAGCTTCCTCCTTTGAAGACCCTGGACCAAAAAATTCTATAAAACTCCAGCCATCAACGACTGTACTTTTTACAACACTATATTTCTCTGGATACTTTTGCTTTATTATATCATTTATATACCAAATCTTTGATTCATCTCCTATTAAAACTACTTGTGCTACCTTTTCCCTTGTTATATATCTTAAAACATTATCCACATACTTTATTCTCCAACTATTTTGCTTAATGTAGGTTACAAATCCTCCGTTATGCTCCTTGTCCATGTACATATCGATCTCATCTAAAAAATATGAATACAAAATATAATCAAGATCAAACTTTCTTGCATAATTTATAAGGTCTTTTGCAATGGCTGACTCTAACAAAGACTCATACAAAACTTTATTCTCCAAAGGCATGTAAATAAAAGCACCATTTTGCAGTATAACAGGAACATCCAAACCTAATTCATCAATATATCTTTTAGCCGAATAATAATTTCTTCCAGTTGCAATACTCACATAAACTCCTTTTTCCATAGCTTTCCTTAAGGCAAAAACATTTTGTGGTGGTATATCCTTTTGACTGTCTAGTAATGTACCATCCAAATCTGTAACTATTAACTTTATCAATACAGACTTCACCTCACTATTTCGACTTTTCCCATATCACCAATAACAAATTTCATAGCTTTTGGCTTTTTTTCATTATTTACTATCTGCACATTTTTACCTATAAGAGATGAATCAATAGGGTATGGAAGATTCATTAGCTTTACATGATCCATCAATATGCTGTTTTCTATCTCACAATCTTCAATCACTGCATTATTCCCTATTGACGTGTATGGCCCAATGTAAGAATCTTTAATTATACAATTCTTACCAATTACCACAGGCCCTCTAATAGTACTATTTATAATCTCACTATTTTCTCCAATGGATACTCTTCCTTGTATTACACTTGAAGTATCAACTATACCATCAATTTGCACTTTGAAATGATTATCATCCAAAATTTTTCTGTTGGCCTCTATTAAATCTTCAGGTTTTCCGGTATCTTTCCACCAACCGTAAACAACATGCCCTTTTACTTTATAATTATTCTTTATCAAATATCCAATTGCATCTGTTATTTCAAGTTCCCCCCGCCATGAAGGTTTTATATTTGCGATTCCTTCAAAAATTGTATTTCTAAACAAGTAAAGCCCTATTATAGCAAGGTTAGATATTGGCTCTTTTGGTTTTTCTACAACTTCTATTATCTCCCCTTCTTTTACAACAGCCACACCAAACCTTGAGGGGTCCTTGACTGGTGAAAGTAATATAGAAGCTTTCATGTCCTCATCATTTTTAAATTCTTCAACAAATGAGGTTATATCATCCAATATCAAGTTATCTCCAAGATACATCAAAAAATCATCATCTTTGAGAAAATCTTTTGAAACCATTACAGCATGAGCAAGTCCTTTTGGCTCTTGCTGAAGAATATATTCAATCTTCAAACCAAATTTTTCACCATTTCCAAAAAAATTTTTAAAGTCTTTTATATTTTCTGGATTTACTACTATACCGACTTCTTCAATTCCAACACTTTTTATTTTTTCAAGGCTGTATGATATTACAGGTTTATTTGCTATTGGAATTAAATGTTTAGCTATAGTAAATGTGAGCGGTCTAAGTCTTGTCCCTTTTCCAGCACATAAAATCAAAGCCTTCATATTCACCCTCCTCTTTTTTGTGTCTAATTGATTATAGCATAGTCTGTACTTTTCTAATAATCTCTTCAGGAGAAAATTTACTAACTCTTGCAAGATTTTTGTTAGTATATTCTTCAAAATCTTTAACTGCCTTAGACAAAGAAAACATTTCTTCGAATTTTTTAAAATCTTCATCTGTTTCTATCTCTGCTAAATATTTAACTTTTAATGGATAATCAAGCTCTATAAATTCATCAACAATTACCTCTGCTTCCTCCATTAAAAGAAAATGCCTGATCTTAGCAATCACTGGTTTTTCTTTTAAGATAGATAAATCTTCCACTTTTACTTCATATTCTTCTTCAAGTCTTTTATAGTCCCCAAAAAGAGGTGATTTAAAAGCAACAACCCAATTTTCACATCCCTTTGAATCTATAGTATACCTTATTCTACATTTTTCACCTTTAATAAATACACATTTTTCCAGATACCACTGGATAACCCCCAACTTATATATTGCTTTTTTTCTAAGATTCTGGAATAGTTTTTCATCTACAAAATATTTTTTTTCTCTTTCTATCTTCATATTCTTAATTATAACATCTTTTTTCAATTTTAACTTAGTAAATAAGATCATGAAAATCTCAACATACGCATTAAAAATAAATATATTATTTTATTAGACAATCAAATAAGATTCATGTAATCCAATAACACAAATAACCAACTATTAAAAAATTATTTGAATTTTAATTAAAATCATGATAAAATCATTTTGTAAATAAATTACTCTAAATTAAAAAAGAATTTTTTACTTATAATTTATAAAACAATTTACAAAATTAAATACTTCAAAGTTAGGTTCATATCAACCCTATATCACGAATCAATGATATATTTAATCAGTTTATTTTTTCTAAAAAATGTTTCTTTTTAAATTATAGGAGGTGTTATAATGAAGTTATCCACTGTACTTTACTTTATTATTCCAATAATTTTAGCAGCTGTTATAGGAATAATGTTCTTTATGAGTCAAACAACTCAGAATAATCTTGACAAAGCATGGATGAGTAATTACTCTGATAGTTTCCAAAAACTCACACAAACAATGCTTGATGAAGAACTTCAAGGTTTAAAGCAAGCTCTCGAAATAATTACTTCTAATAAAGAAATTATTGAAGCGTTTGCAAAACGTGATAGGAAAAAATTATACTCACTAACAAAAGACGCTTTTAAAGTTTTAAAAAAAGAAGGTATTGCTAAATTTCATTTTCACACGCCAGATAATCATAGCTTTCTTCGTGTTCAAAAACCTGAAAAATATGGTGATGATCTATCCACTTTTCGAAAAACCGTAGTTGAGGCAAACAAGAAAAAGCAAATAGTAGAGGGGATCGAAGTTGGAGTTGAAGGATTAGGACTTAGGGTAGTTCAACCTCTTGAATACAATGGAAAGCATATTGGAACCGTAGAGCTTGGTACGGATTTAGGGAAAGATTTTCTCAAACGACTTCCAGGTAAAAGCATTCTTTACGTTTTTTACAACAATAAAGGCGAACGTATAGATATAGCCATTAAAGAAGATGACTCGATAACAGACTATTATAATAAATTTAACTTTGAAAAAATTCTTAAAGGTGAACGTGATTATAAACTTATAGATAAATATTTCTACGAAGCATTCCCATTGGTAGATTTTTCCGGAAACGTTGTAGCTGCAATTTTAACTAAATCAGATGTAAGTAAAGTTGTTAACGCAAAAATAAAAGGTTACTTGAAAGCTACAATTACATCTATAATTATATTAGTTGCTGCTCTTTTATTCTTGATTTTACTTGCAAAAACTATGGTAACCAAAGTTAAAAAAATTATTACCACACTTGAAAAAGTATCACAAGGAAATCTTACTGTTCATCTCCAAATAAGTGGGAAAGATGAAATAAGTCAAATTGGAACTTATTTAAATAAAATGGTTGAAGATTTGAAAGAAACAGTTATGGCCATCAATGATTCTTCAATCCAAGTTTCTTCATCATCATCTAAACTTGCTTCTACAGCGGAAGAAATGAGTGCATCTTCAGAAGAAATTTCATCTCAAATGGAAGAAATAAATCTATCAATACAAAACACATCTGCTTCTATCCAGCAAGTAACCGGTGGAATAGAAGAAGCTGCATCAAGTGCTCAAAATGTCTCCAAAGCAGCTCAAGAGCTATCAGAGAGTTCTACAGAAGTAAATAATGCTACGAAAGAGGGAGATGAAGCTGTAAAAAATATTGTTGAAAAAATCAAACAAGCAAAAGATATCGTTGCTCAAACAGAAAACGTAGTTGAAAAACTTAATGAACATGCAAGAAATATAGGCCAAATCCTTGAAACAATAAATTCTATAGCAGAGCAAACAAACCTACTTGCACTAAATGCTGCAATAGAAGCAGCAAGAGCTGGAGAAGCGGGAAAAGGATTTGCAGTTGTTGCTGATGAAATCAGAAAGCTTGCAGAAGAGAGCAAAAGCGCAACAGAACAGATTGGTAGCATTTTAAATCAAATAAGCCAGGGAACATTAAAAGCAAACGAAGCAACAAAAGAAACGGTACAAGTCGTCGAAAATATAAGTGAAAGTGCTGATGTAGTAGTTACCCAATTCAACAAAATTACAAACGAAATATCAAGTATAGTAACACAAATAGAAAATCTAGCAACAAGTGCACAAGAGCAAAGTGCATCTGCCCAAGAAATGAGTAGTGCAATGGATTCAGCAACACAGTCAATTACTTCAATAGCGCAAGAAATTGAAGAAATAACAGATGCACTAAAACAATTAGCTAGTGCAAGTCAGAATGTTAATAACCTATCAGAAAATCTATCAACAATTGCAGAAAAATTGGTAAAAGCAGTTAAAAAATTTAAACT contains the following coding sequences:
- a CDS encoding HAD family hydrolase codes for the protein MIKLIVTDLDGTLLDSQKDIPPQNVFALRKAMEKGVYVSIATGRNYYSAKRYIDELGLDVPVILQNGAFIYMPLENKVLYESLLESAIAKDLINYARKFDLDYILYSYFLDEIDMYMDKEHNGGFVTYIKQNSWRIKYVDNVLRYITREKVAQVVLIGDESKIWYINDIIKQKYPEKYSVVKSTVVDGWSFIEFFGPGSSKEEAVTFLMNYFNVKSEETMFLGDGYNDLGVMKLIGFPVAVDNACDEVKKASRFVTLSNNEGGVAFAIEKFVL
- a CDS encoding tetratricopeptide repeat protein, with protein sequence MQLKSLFFSLILLSIFSFSYDMLDLQMAVGERNQEKVLSILNSLVYEKLPLEFKCEVILAYTDLYFWGENIPKNDYQELAKKYVDELLKKDQTYWKVYYAAALVYGHYVQKNYLLALFYSSKVFNYAKKSVELGQDQYLAHLLYGILNLETPFGKLELAEKHLLRALELNPNHVYTYVELGKLYEKKKECRKAKEMYKVALKIPGMKIWSYINKEGKIEARQRLSEVEKRCTSE
- a CDS encoding glucose-1-phosphate thymidylyltransferase, with amino-acid sequence MKALILCAGKGTRLRPLTFTIAKHLIPIANKPVISYSLEKIKSVGIEEVGIVVNPENIKDFKNFFGNGEKFGLKIEYILQQEPKGLAHAVMVSKDFLKDDDFLMYLGDNLILDDITSFVEEFKNDEDMKASILLSPVKDPSRFGVAVVKEGEIIEVVEKPKEPISNLAIIGLYLFRNTIFEGIANIKPSWRGELEITDAIGYLIKNNYKVKGHVVYGWWKDTGKPEDLIEANRKILDDNHFKVQIDGIVDTSSVIQGRVSIGENSEIINSTIRGPVVIGKNCIIKDSYIGPYTSIGNNAVIEDCEIENSILMDHVKLMNLPYPIDSSLIGKNVQIVNNEKKPKAMKFVIGDMGKVEIVR
- a CDS encoding methyl-accepting chemotaxis protein encodes the protein MKLSTVLYFIIPIILAAVIGIMFFMSQTTQNNLDKAWMSNYSDSFQKLTQTMLDEELQGLKQALEIITSNKEIIEAFAKRDRKKLYSLTKDAFKVLKKEGIAKFHFHTPDNHSFLRVQKPEKYGDDLSTFRKTVVEANKKKQIVEGIEVGVEGLGLRVVQPLEYNGKHIGTVELGTDLGKDFLKRLPGKSILYVFYNNKGERIDIAIKEDDSITDYYNKFNFEKILKGERDYKLIDKYFYEAFPLVDFSGNVVAAILTKSDVSKVVNAKIKGYLKATITSIIILVAALLFLILLAKTMVTKVKKIITTLEKVSQGNLTVHLQISGKDEISQIGTYLNKMVEDLKETVMAINDSSIQVSSSSSKLASTAEEMSASSEEISSQMEEINLSIQNTSASIQQVTGGIEEAASSAQNVSKAAQELSESSTEVNNATKEGDEAVKNIVEKIKQAKDIVAQTENVVEKLNEHARNIGQILETINSIAEQTNLLALNAAIEAARAGEAGKGFAVVADEIRKLAEESKSATEQIGSILNQISQGTLKANEATKETVQVVENISESADVVVTQFNKITNEISSIVTQIENLATSAQEQSASAQEMSSAMDSATQSITSIAQEIEEITDALKQLASASQNVNNLSENLSTIAEKLVKAVKKFKLS